The following coding sequences are from one bacterium window:
- a CDS encoding efflux RND transporter periplasmic adaptor subunit — protein MKYVLVLSILIVAGIAGCSNKESSGDEKEKTKEIYYCPMHPEVTSEKPGVCPICNMDLVKKVDEKRAVMEDMPGMINLSLQKQVLANVSTLKIQKEHFLKELVSYSYLDFAEQNRRLISARFNGRIEKLFVDKTGDYISRGQPLFEIYSPDLLEAQNEYLIALENTASIRKTSFNDAASTNTLIKSSRKRLELYGLTDEQIATLDSSRELQYTMTYYSPISGTVIEKKIQEGAYVNEGTLLYDIADMSTLWGIAEIYEKDLSLIKVGNRVKLRLPAYPDEAFEGSVNFIYPVVNSQTRTVKVRSEFSNVNHKLRPQMYGEIVVQQDMGKQLLISQDAVLFTGKRQIVWVKTAEDHFESKEVTLGIKNDGKYQVLSGLKEGDEVAVTGGFLIDSESQLRSGKATGHQHEGMKMDDDSKDQKKETNESPEHKH, from the coding sequence ATGAAATATGTTTTGGTTTTATCAATACTGATAGTGGCGGGGATTGCCGGTTGTTCAAATAAAGAGTCGAGTGGTGATGAAAAAGAGAAAACAAAAGAAATCTATTATTGTCCGATGCATCCGGAAGTTACTTCAGAAAAGCCCGGGGTATGCCCGATTTGCAATATGGATCTGGTAAAAAAGGTTGATGAGAAAAGGGCGGTAATGGAGGACATGCCAGGAATGATTAATCTGAGTTTACAAAAACAAGTTCTGGCAAATGTCTCTACGCTCAAAATTCAAAAGGAACATTTTTTAAAGGAACTTGTGTCCTATAGTTATCTCGATTTTGCAGAGCAAAATAGAAGGCTTATTTCTGCAAGATTTAACGGACGGATTGAAAAGCTGTTTGTCGATAAGACAGGTGACTACATAAGCCGAGGACAGCCTTTATTTGAGATTTATAGTCCGGATTTGCTGGAAGCGCAGAACGAATATCTCATTGCACTTGAAAATACAGCCTCGATCCGCAAAACATCGTTTAATGACGCTGCCAGTACTAACACTTTAATCAAATCTTCACGCAAACGGCTTGAATTATATGGGTTGACGGATGAACAAATTGCGACCCTCGATTCAAGTCGTGAGTTACAATACACTATGACATATTATTCGCCTATTAGCGGAACGGTTATTGAAAAAAAGATTCAGGAGGGAGCATATGTAAATGAAGGCACGCTTCTTTATGATATCGCCGATATGTCCACCTTATGGGGTATTGCGGAAATTTATGAAAAAGATTTGTCTTTGATTAAAGTTGGCAACAGGGTCAAGCTTCGTCTTCCGGCATATCCGGATGAGGCTTTTGAAGGCTCTGTAAATTTTATATATCCTGTGGTCAACTCGCAAACACGCACGGTAAAAGTTCGCTCTGAATTTTCTAATGTAAATCACAAACTCAGGCCGCAGATGTATGGGGAGATTGTCGTTCAACAAGACATGGGAAAACAACTGCTGATTTCTCAGGATGCGGTTCTGTTTACAGGAAAACGTCAAATTGTATGGGTGAAAACGGCAGAAGACCATTTTGAGTCCAAGGAAGTGACTTTGGGAATTAAGAATGACGGGAAATATCAAGTGTTATCCGGATTAAAAGAAGGCGATGAAGTAGCCGTAACCGGCGGATTTCTCATTGACTCCGAAAGCCAGCTTCGCAGCGGAAAGGCTACGGGACATCAACATGAAGGCATGAAAATGGACGATGATTCAAAGGATCAAAAAAAGGAAACAAATGAAAGCCCAGAACACAAACACTAG
- a CDS encoding DUF2231 domain-containing protein — MQNVHPMLIHFPIALFLTAMIFDLVSFARRNESFENMASKLFILSAIAFIASAITGLLAENSVSHSEEAHHIMEDHKLFQLIATGISVFIALLIFFVKKRMQLLRLVLTLLGAGFMTYGSYLGGELVYRFGIGTNVQVIKPDSNRQNEQPIQEVKKDSTETEEHSDTHEHKH, encoded by the coding sequence ATGCAAAATGTCCATCCTATGTTAATTCACTTTCCAATCGCTTTATTTCTGACAGCGATGATCTTTGACCTCGTCTCTTTTGCCCGTAGAAATGAATCTTTTGAAAATATGGCTTCTAAACTATTTATTCTCAGCGCTATTGCATTTATAGCGTCCGCTATCACTGGACTTTTAGCAGAAAACAGTGTGTCGCACAGCGAAGAAGCGCATCACATTATGGAAGACCATAAACTCTTTCAATTGATTGCTACAGGCATTTCTGTTTTTATTGCTTTACTAATATTTTTTGTCAAAAAAAGAATGCAATTGCTAAGATTAGTATTAACTCTTCTCGGTGCAGGATTCATGACGTACGGCTCGTACCTGGGTGGCGAACTTGTCTATAGGTTTGGAATTGGAACAAATGTGCAAGTAATAAAACCTGATAGCAATAGACAGAATGAGCAACCCATACAAGAAGTCAAAAAAGACTCTACAGAAACTGAAGAGCACTCTGATACCCACGAGCACAAACACTAA
- a CDS encoding heavy-metal-associated domain-containing protein has protein sequence MKTRMSFSVLVMLILCLNVKAWAQESKEAEIISKIVTIDVPTIKCGSCVKTVSNALKQLKGVEEVTVDKKSKTAVVKYDPSKLKVNDLETAISKSGYDANEVKRDKKAFDELDSCCR, from the coding sequence ATGAAAACCAGGATGTCTTTTTCTGTGTTAGTGATGTTAATTTTGTGTCTGAATGTCAAAGCTTGGGCACAGGAATCAAAAGAAGCCGAAATTATATCGAAAATAGTTACCATTGATGTTCCTACCATTAAATGCGGTTCATGCGTTAAAACCGTATCGAATGCTCTCAAACAATTGAAGGGAGTGGAAGAAGTCACTGTGGATAAAAAATCTAAAACGGCAGTTGTAAAATACGATCCATCAAAACTAAAAGTAAATGACTTAGAAACGGCGATTTCAAAATCAGGTTATGACGCCAACGAGGTAAAAAGAGACAAAAAAGCGTTTGACGAATTGGACTCATGTTGCCGCTAA
- a CDS encoding class I SAM-dependent methyltransferase: protein MPELKFKKALIEQSRVKANHSVLDFGMGTATLSLLLKKEVPDSFVTGVDVDDKILSIAKRKIEENKAVIVVDIYDGLKLPYENNSFDRVITSLVFHHLDKEQKLNSLKEIYRVLKPAGELHIADWGKASNGFMRLVFYGVQLFDGFRTTKDNINGLLPEYINKAGFKDIKTGKSFNTIFGTLTLYRGGKS from the coding sequence ATGCCCGAATTGAAGTTCAAAAAAGCATTGATCGAACAATCTCGTGTCAAAGCTAATCATAGCGTGCTTGATTTTGGTATGGGTACGGCCACATTATCTCTTTTACTAAAAAAAGAAGTACCCGATTCCTTTGTTACCGGAGTTGACGTTGATGATAAAATATTATCTATTGCAAAACGGAAAATCGAGGAAAACAAAGCCGTGATTGTTGTTGATATATATGACGGATTAAAGCTCCCGTATGAGAATAATTCATTTGACAGGGTAATAACAAGCCTCGTGTTCCATCACCTTGATAAAGAACAAAAACTTAATTCTCTAAAAGAAATTTACCGGGTACTTAAACCAGCAGGAGAATTGCATATAGCGGATTGGGGAAAAGCATCGAACGGATTTATGCGTTTGGTTTTTTATGGTGTACAGCTATTTGATGGATTTAGAACAACAAAAGATAATATTAACGGATTACTGCCCGAATACATAAACAAAGCAGGATTTAAAGATATAAAAACGGGCAAATCTTTTAACACAATATTTGGAACGCTAACGCTATATAGAGGAGGCAAAAGTTGA
- a CDS encoding decarboxylase, with amino-acid sequence MNKYFLMFLAVLLLGCKKNETYQVYYRGSLRAIMMGEDLEAKMEMDSIAGLKNLYALGAMENLKGEMLVLNSIPLISTVSDSTVTVERTFNKKPALLVYVQVTRWDTIKITQPLRDTGELESLIASMIETRRLTQPVPFILRGNFESLEWHVIRPKNRKIQNEHDGHKNTGFKGVLKNENDVYVLGFFSTEHQGIITHHDAFTHMHFKTPDDKLAGHVDNIILKGEVNLLLPGI; translated from the coding sequence ATGAATAAATATTTTTTAATGTTTTTAGCCGTTCTATTGCTAGGGTGCAAAAAAAACGAAACGTACCAAGTTTATTACCGAGGCTCTTTAAGAGCCATCATGATGGGTGAAGACCTGGAAGCGAAAATGGAGATGGATTCAATAGCCGGGCTAAAGAACCTTTATGCTCTCGGTGCCATGGAAAACTTAAAAGGAGAAATGCTAGTCTTAAATAGCATTCCTCTTATCTCTACTGTAAGCGATTCTACGGTAACCGTTGAACGTACTTTTAATAAAAAACCGGCATTACTTGTGTATGTACAGGTTACCCGTTGGGATACGATCAAAATTACACAACCATTACGCGATACGGGTGAATTAGAATCTTTAATTGCATCCATGATTGAAACAAGGCGTTTAACACAGCCTGTGCCATTTATATTGCGTGGGAACTTTGAATCACTTGAATGGCATGTGATACGACCCAAAAATAGAAAAATACAAAATGAACACGACGGGCATAAGAATACCGGCTTTAAGGGGGTATTAAAAAATGAAAACGATGTTTATGTATTAGGATTTTTTTCCACCGAACATCAGGGTATCATTACCCACCACGATGCATTTACGCATATGCATTTTAAGACACCGGATGATAAGCTGGCTGGACATGTAGACAATATTATTCTTAAAGGTGAGGTGAACTTATTGTTACCAGGTATATAG
- a CDS encoding extracellular solute-binding protein, with translation MSVKSILCIATLCIISISCSAKLPTEDRTVITWWQFWAEPYQKPIVRELINEFEELHPRIKIEMTELTWSGGHDKIVASFASGRAPDMLELGSDWIYEFASRDVLADVSSEATKIKDGFLGWESCQDDSQTFGFPWMLGSRVIFYNKQLVANDSIHTWDELLAAVKKAHNPDHDIYGFGNTKKEPHQLYKKILPFFWSNGGDVLSPDKKTSVINSKENIEALEYYLKLCEYGLLESQKNLDDKFAQGHIGFVFSGGWLIKKIADQNPGLNYGAIMFPQSKKDQRSFSFFGGEYLVINKQSTKKDSAVEFIRFLMKKENALKLCDVSKVTLPASKVLDNDSYYEGKPIEKILFEQLQTSRPSPIHSHWIKIETVIEDEIEYAIYKKKTAKQALDDAHKRLQLILSTP, from the coding sequence ATGTCCGTGAAATCAATCTTATGCATAGCAACTTTATGTATCATTTCAATTTCGTGTTCCGCTAAACTCCCTACCGAAGATAGAACAGTCATAACCTGGTGGCAATTTTGGGCAGAGCCCTATCAAAAGCCGATTGTGAGAGAATTAATTAACGAATTCGAAGAACTTCACCCACGAATCAAAATCGAAATGACCGAACTAACATGGTCCGGCGGTCATGACAAAATCGTTGCTTCATTTGCCTCGGGACGCGCTCCGGATATGCTTGAACTGGGTTCCGACTGGATTTACGAATTTGCTTCACGTGATGTTTTGGCGGATGTAAGTTCAGAAGCTACAAAAATCAAAGATGGTTTTTTAGGATGGGAATCCTGCCAGGATGATTCACAGACCTTTGGTTTTCCGTGGATGCTGGGCTCGCGCGTCATTTTCTACAACAAACAGCTGGTTGCGAACGATTCTATTCATACATGGGATGAACTTCTTGCGGCAGTAAAGAAAGCACATAATCCCGACCATGATATTTACGGTTTCGGTAATACGAAGAAAGAACCTCATCAATTATATAAAAAAATATTGCCTTTTTTTTGGAGCAATGGAGGCGATGTGTTGTCTCCGGATAAAAAGACTTCCGTTATTAATTCAAAAGAAAATATTGAAGCGCTCGAATATTATTTAAAATTATGTGAATATGGATTGTTGGAAAGCCAAAAAAACCTGGATGATAAGTTTGCCCAAGGACACATTGGATTTGTATTTTCAGGAGGATGGCTTATTAAAAAAATCGCTGATCAGAATCCGGGGCTGAATTACGGCGCGATAATGTTTCCACAAAGTAAGAAAGATCAACGCTCGTTCTCGTTTTTTGGCGGTGAATATCTCGTAATAAATAAACAATCTACAAAAAAAGACAGCGCCGTCGAATTCATACGTTTCCTGATGAAAAAGGAGAACGCTCTAAAGCTTTGCGATGTTTCAAAAGTCACGCTTCCGGCATCAAAAGTTTTAGACAATGATTCCTATTACGAGGGAAAACCTATAGAAAAAATTCTATTTGAACAGTTACAGACGTCCCGTCCATCCCCTATTCATTCGCATTGGATAAAAATCGAAACCGTGATTGAGGATGAAATAGAGTATGCTATATACAAAAAGAAAACGGCTAAACAAGCCTTAGATGATGCACACAAACGTTTACAATTGATATTGTCAACACCATGA
- the gatA gene encoding Asp-tRNA(Asn)/Glu-tRNA(Gln) amidotransferase subunit GatA, producing MELKSGQTSCKTLVNGYLQNIEKKKNLNAFITVFDKEKLAKQAEIVDSKINSKSAGKLAGLVVAVKDAIVVKDERNTSGSKILENYISPYDATVIERLEKEDAIIIGKANMDEFAMGSSNENSAYGNVLNPLDTSRVPGGSSGGSVVAVTAGMSTVALGSETGGSVRLPASFCGVVGLKPTYGRISRYGLSAFASSFDQIGPIGNNVEDTSLLTEIIAGLDASDSTSANVPVPHYADHISMGVKGLRIGIPKEYFGKGLDAAIEKSIRSMMDKLSKEGAEIVDVSLPNTEYGIATYYILVTAEASSNLARYDGIRYTHRSQEAKTIAETYVKSRSEAFGEEVKRRIMLGTYVLSAGYYEAYYKKAQKVRTLIKNDFVNVFSKNIDCLLAPTSPTVAFKFGEKTKDPLAMYLSDVYTVNINIAGNPALSVPCGTNSENMPIGIQVISKAFDETMCFRVGHTIEKLV from the coding sequence ATGGAATTGAAAAGCGGGCAGACTTCGTGCAAAACATTGGTTAACGGCTATTTACAAAATATTGAAAAGAAAAAAAACTTAAACGCTTTTATCACGGTGTTTGATAAAGAAAAGTTGGCAAAACAAGCTGAAATTGTAGATTCTAAAATAAATTCCAAATCCGCCGGTAAATTAGCAGGACTTGTTGTTGCTGTAAAGGATGCTATTGTTGTTAAAGATGAGCGCAACACATCCGGTTCAAAAATTCTAGAAAATTATATTTCACCTTATGACGCAACAGTAATTGAACGATTGGAAAAGGAAGACGCCATCATCATTGGCAAAGCGAACATGGATGAATTTGCCATGGGTTCGTCCAACGAAAATTCCGCTTATGGGAATGTCCTGAATCCATTGGACACGTCGCGAGTTCCAGGCGGCTCCAGCGGCGGAAGCGTAGTGGCCGTTACTGCAGGGATGAGCACCGTTGCATTAGGTTCAGAAACAGGCGGTTCAGTGCGCTTACCGGCAAGTTTTTGCGGAGTCGTAGGACTAAAACCCACGTATGGACGGATATCACGATACGGGTTATCCGCGTTTGCATCTTCATTTGACCAGATCGGGCCGATCGGCAATAATGTGGAAGACACGTCCCTATTAACCGAAATTATTGCCGGCCTGGATGCATCGGATTCAACCAGCGCGAATGTTCCCGTCCCCCATTATGCAGATCATATTTCCATGGGTGTTAAAGGATTACGAATCGGAATTCCGAAGGAATATTTTGGAAAAGGTCTTGATGCTGCGATCGAAAAAAGCATACGCTCAATGATGGATAAGTTATCAAAAGAAGGAGCGGAAATTGTCGACGTGTCGCTTCCGAATACCGAGTATGGAATTGCAACGTATTATATACTTGTAACTGCTGAAGCGTCGTCCAATCTTGCGCGTTATGATGGAATCCGTTATACCCATCGCAGCCAGGAGGCAAAGACCATTGCTGAAACCTATGTCAAAAGCAGAAGCGAGGCGTTTGGTGAGGAAGTTAAACGGCGCATCATGCTGGGTACTTATGTCTTAAGCGCAGGATATTACGAAGCCTATTACAAAAAGGCTCAGAAAGTTCGAACGCTGATAAAGAATGACTTCGTAAACGTTTTTTCAAAGAACATTGACTGTTTACTTGCGCCAACTTCACCAACGGTGGCCTTTAAATTCGGCGAAAAAACTAAAGACCCGCTCGCCATGTATTTGTCAGATGTTTATACAGTAAATATTAATATCGCCGGGAATCCCGCCCTCAGCGTGCCGTGCGGAACAAACTCCGAAAATATGCCGATTGGTATTCAGGTCATCTCAAAGGCTTTTGATGAAACCATGTGTTTCCGTGTCGGTCATACAATTGAAAAACTAGTGTGA
- a CDS encoding HAD family hydrolase produces MKVDAIIWDYDGTLVNSVPKNLDVTKQILSVVAPRLTGENLPDCLKSEIVYSTANHQAKNWQDLYISYFGMTKIEMLDAGRLWTEYQLKNPTPVNLFPKIKEAIDQISIPQGICSQNSSKNINCVLNENNLSHKFGSIVGYDDIPPDEQKPSGYGGIKCLKQLFDTIAEKIILYIGDHQMDVEFARNLKDRLCEKSKVISVVVKYSGADTKFWKHKPDFEISTPTDLFKIITNFP; encoded by the coding sequence ATGAAAGTGGATGCAATCATTTGGGACTACGATGGAACCTTGGTAAATTCAGTCCCAAAAAACCTCGACGTTACAAAACAGATTCTGTCGGTTGTAGCCCCTCGCCTGACAGGAGAAAATTTACCTGACTGTCTGAAAAGCGAAATAGTATATAGCACAGCCAATCATCAAGCCAAAAATTGGCAGGATTTGTATATTTCTTATTTTGGAATGACTAAAATTGAAATGCTTGATGCCGGACGATTGTGGACTGAATATCAATTAAAAAACCCAACTCCCGTTAACTTGTTCCCCAAGATTAAAGAAGCCATCGATCAAATTTCTATTCCCCAAGGGATTTGTTCGCAGAATTCTTCTAAAAACATAAATTGCGTGTTGAATGAAAACAATTTATCTCATAAGTTTGGCTCAATAGTTGGCTATGACGATATTCCTCCTGATGAACAAAAACCATCCGGATATGGCGGAATAAAGTGTCTGAAGCAGTTATTTGACACCATAGCGGAGAAAATCATACTCTATATTGGCGACCATCAGATGGATGTTGAATTTGCAAGAAACCTTAAAGATAGATTGTGCGAAAAAAGCAAAGTTATTTCGGTCGTTGTAAAATATAGCGGGGCTGATACAAAATTTTGGAAGCACAAACCGGATTTTGAAATCAGCACGCCGACGGATTTATTTAAAATAATAACAAACTTCCCCTGA
- the tatA gene encoding twin-arginine translocase TatA/TatE family subunit yields MEVLFMNLGMPEIIIICIAVLVLFGAKKIPEFAQGLGKGIREFKRAMHSTEEEIKKGITEDPDKK; encoded by the coding sequence TTGGAGGTGCTTTTCATGAATTTAGGTATGCCTGAAATTATTATCATTTGTATCGCAGTATTAGTTCTTTTCGGTGCCAAAAAAATCCCGGAATTTGCCCAAGGCCTGGGTAAAGGCATCAGAGAATTCAAACGCGCGATGCATTCGACCGAAGAAGAGATCAAAAAAGGAATTACCGAAGATCCGGATAAGAAATAA
- a CDS encoding 2,3-bisphosphoglycerate-independent phosphoglycerate mutase, giving the protein MKHSDLLKMLSQKTDSKIVLLVLDGLGGIRTKERPKTELELANIPNLNALAKESLCGRIMPVSYGITPGSGPAHFSLFGYDPTDDQIQIGRGVLEALGLDMKLQAGDVATRCNFATIDEKGLLTDRRAGRIPTEECVRLCDLLSAKIKKVDDVKVIIKPGEQYRFVVVFRGKKLDGRIKDTDPQVTGVKALAAVAANTASKRMALIANKFIVKANQVLKSELKANSILMRGFSVLPHVPSMTERFNITPVCIASYPLYRGVASVVGMDVFHTGMEISDEFQTLKENWSKYDFFFMHIKKTDSYGEDGNPEGKMKILEEVDKHIPMLRELHPDVIMVTGDHSTPPPMKSHSWHPVPFMIYSAVCSFDDTQAFNEVECSKGQLGNFPSYYIMELALANAGKLKKFGA; this is encoded by the coding sequence ATGAAACACAGTGACTTGCTCAAAATGCTTTCACAAAAAACCGATTCGAAGATCGTTCTTTTAGTGCTGGACGGACTTGGCGGTATACGAACGAAAGAACGTCCTAAAACCGAATTAGAATTAGCGAATATACCTAATCTGAATGCGCTGGCAAAAGAATCTCTTTGCGGGCGAATTATGCCGGTTTCATACGGCATAACGCCCGGCAGCGGACCGGCGCATTTCTCTTTGTTCGGCTATGATCCGACGGATGACCAGATTCAGATAGGGCGCGGCGTTTTGGAGGCGCTTGGGCTGGATATGAAATTACAAGCCGGCGATGTTGCCACGCGATGTAATTTTGCAACGATCGATGAAAAAGGGTTACTAACAGACCGGCGCGCCGGACGTATTCCTACAGAAGAATGCGTACGTCTATGCGACTTACTGTCTGCTAAGATCAAAAAAGTAGATGACGTAAAAGTGATAATAAAACCGGGTGAACAATACCGTTTTGTCGTAGTTTTCCGTGGAAAAAAACTGGACGGACGCATCAAGGATACCGATCCGCAAGTAACGGGTGTAAAAGCGCTAGCGGCGGTTGCTGCAAATACAGCGTCAAAGCGTATGGCGCTTATTGCCAATAAATTTATAGTTAAAGCGAATCAGGTATTGAAAAGCGAGCTTAAGGCCAACAGCATCCTCATGCGCGGGTTTTCAGTATTGCCGCACGTTCCTTCGATGACAGAACGATTTAATATCACGCCGGTTTGTATAGCCAGTTATCCCCTCTACCGCGGTGTTGCCAGCGTCGTGGGTATGGATGTTTTTCACACGGGAATGGAGATTTCAGATGAATTTCAGACGCTGAAAGAAAATTGGAGCAAATACGACTTCTTCTTTATGCACATCAAAAAAACCGATTCATATGGTGAAGACGGGAATCCCGAAGGCAAAATGAAGATACTTGAGGAAGTAGATAAACATATTCCGATGTTGAGAGAATTACATCCGGACGTTATTATGGTAACGGGCGATCATTCAACTCCGCCGCCGATGAAAAGCCACAGTTGGCATCCGGTCCCATTTATGATCTATTCAGCCGTTTGCAGTTTCGATGATACACAGGCCTTTAATGAAGTAGAGTGTTCAAAAGGACAGCTGGGCAATTTCCCATCGTATTATATAATGGAACTGGCGCTGGCAAATGCCGGCAAACTAAAAAAATTCGGAGCCTAG
- the sixA gene encoding phosphohistidine phosphatase SixA, whose protein sequence is MEIYLLRHGIAENIGGKIRSDGVRPLTEEGIDLMRDEAKGMKRLGLHFNVVLTSPLVRSKQTAEIVGDVLDCSNKIHNCAALAIPMSVADLMQSFKSFQNDYKVLLVGHQPDLGKLAGYFIGNSKLSLSLKKGSLCKIEVERLSPTPRGNLKWYLTPRQLKIMSQA, encoded by the coding sequence ATGGAAATTTATTTATTACGTCATGGCATCGCCGAAAATATCGGCGGTAAAATTCGATCGGACGGAGTACGTCCATTGACCGAAGAAGGTATTGATCTCATGCGTGATGAGGCTAAGGGTATGAAACGTCTCGGGCTGCATTTCAACGTGGTCTTGACAAGTCCGCTGGTGCGTTCAAAACAAACTGCGGAGATTGTGGGTGATGTGCTGGATTGTTCCAACAAAATCCACAATTGCGCAGCTTTGGCAATTCCAATGTCCGTAGCTGATCTGATGCAGTCGTTCAAGTCATTCCAGAATGACTACAAGGTTCTTTTAGTCGGACATCAACCGGACCTTGGAAAATTAGCCGGTTATTTTATCGGAAACAGTAAGCTGTCGCTTTCCCTAAAGAAGGGAAGCCTTTGTAAGATCGAAGTGGAACGCCTCAGCCCGACACCGCGCGGTAATTTAAAATGGTACCTCACGCCACGTCAATTGAAAATTATGAGTCAGGCTTAG